The Sediminispirochaeta smaragdinae DSM 11293 genome has a segment encoding these proteins:
- a CDS encoding glycosyltransferase family 2 protein yields MRQVPTLSVIIPVHNSAHSLPRLFTSLQDQTLTSFEAIFIDDFSTDASWDMLCNVSMRDTRFRVHRLQKNLGAGCARNMGIELASGTFIHFLDSDDCYASSNALERMAGYIEKSHAEVAVFRYNMISSEHAPFRRSVNAYEQKVWNYLTQTAKVDNSSYHNIKDTQCLLALPAFPWNKIYTRDFLLAHTIRFSQTMLHNDIFFTWKSLLLAERISFCSEPVVNYYYSYANAAQASNQKDARRFELFAVFDELDTFVHTITTDHSFSPWLLRFKIDTFSFGLGKIGTKQLSSFSAAVKQALSGISKASWKELKHLPLTGPVDRCKHFLIRFLPLFYAHTLRLLKKIIAIMR; encoded by the coding sequence ATGCGACAAGTGCCAACCCTTTCCGTAATCATCCCTGTTCACAATTCAGCTCATTCCTTACCCCGCTTATTCACTTCCTTACAGGATCAAACCCTCACATCCTTTGAAGCAATTTTCATTGATGATTTTTCTACGGATGCTTCATGGGATATGCTTTGTAACGTTTCTATGCGTGATACCCGTTTTCGCGTTCATCGTCTGCAGAAAAATCTTGGTGCCGGTTGTGCCAGAAATATGGGTATTGAGCTTGCCTCTGGTACGTTTATCCATTTCCTCGACAGCGACGATTGCTATGCCTCTTCAAACGCCCTGGAGCGTATGGCCGGCTACATCGAGAAAAGCCATGCCGAAGTTGCTGTTTTCAGATATAACATGATTAGCTCTGAACATGCCCCTTTCCGCCGATCTGTCAATGCATATGAACAAAAAGTCTGGAACTACCTCACTCAAACCGCTAAAGTCGATAATTCCTCGTACCACAACATAAAAGATACTCAATGCCTCCTTGCACTTCCCGCCTTCCCCTGGAACAAAATCTACACACGAGATTTCCTCCTTGCACACACCATCCGATTTTCTCAAACCATGCTGCATAATGACATATTCTTTACCTGGAAAAGCCTGCTGCTTGCTGAACGGATATCCTTCTGTTCCGAGCCCGTCGTGAACTATTATTACTCATATGCCAATGCAGCCCAGGCTTCGAACCAGAAAGATGCTCGACGGTTTGAACTGTTTGCCGTTTTTGATGAACTGGATACCTTTGTCCACACCATCACTACCGACCATTCATTCTCTCCCTGGCTTCTGCGATTTAAGATCGATACCTTCAGCTTCGGCTTGGGAAAGATCGGCACAAAGCAGCTTTCTTCCTTTTCGGCAGCAGTAAAACAGGCCTTATCCGGAATATCGAAAGCAAGCTGGAAAGAGCTAAAACATCTGCCTCTTACAGGACCCGTCGATCGCTGTAAACACTTTCTTATTCGCTTCCTGCCTCTTTTTTATGCCCATACCTTACGCCTTCTAAAGAAAATCATTGCCATCATGCGGTAA
- a CDS encoding PI-PLC domain-containing protein, protein MEYITDVMVIEGKHATISAPAGYVTIPLDVNKGAGGRFIYICYKKGTGQERIIDLKVATASSYFTKDFATEAGYTSTNIDLNDGAGGEYIYLYYKKGTKGEYDTDGITDMLLVTGKNAFAPAGYDRLSVDLNRGAGGKYIYLCYRYYQQMPSADLRNWMGQVDDNRSIANISIPGSHDSAMWLTNMESTANILDSAAQTQYLNLENQFDVGVRSFDLRVYWSDSLDATALAHSTNIKVGYAGSYSNILFQDAFQRLVNKLKEHPTEFIIMLISVEQDMSASQAGKYKKEVDAILKTYRDYIFIDKGEEHMDRSNSDLLPILREIRGKIFIVSDAVDKGSLSGGYDNDPWRVRYKRDGTRIEYHKGDSQHEKCITMEKTFCEPYNGGGKTRFDQFTSAIQARNTYTEGKMGRFGANKDWNPPKHNNSNTPRQWSLETNPQILKYLQEHSELTRAALVAFDFIGFKESKNLAQEIVKVNPKLRAYQFSDRLPDTEQVRNLRYKGNTLYPGQSLRQGEYLASLNRKFIAAMKGDGNFVVYNSERSLWSSNTALCQHRLRAL, encoded by the coding sequence ATGGAGTACATAACCGACGTTATGGTCATTGAGGGAAAACATGCCACCATTTCTGCTCCGGCAGGCTATGTAACAATACCCCTTGATGTGAACAAAGGGGCAGGTGGTAGGTTTATCTACATCTGTTACAAAAAGGGAACGGGGCAAGAGCGGATAATCGATCTGAAGGTTGCTACAGCCTCTTCTTATTTTACCAAGGATTTTGCGACCGAAGCGGGATATACGTCGACAAATATTGATTTGAATGATGGTGCAGGCGGAGAGTACATTTATCTTTACTACAAAAAGGGAACAAAAGGTGAATATGATACCGACGGCATAACCGATATGCTGCTTGTTACCGGTAAGAATGCTTTCGCCCCGGCAGGCTATGACAGGCTTTCCGTAGATCTCAACCGTGGCGCAGGTGGCAAATATATCTATCTTTGTTACCGGTATTACCAGCAGATGCCGTCTGCCGATCTGCGTAACTGGATGGGGCAGGTAGACGATAACAGGTCGATTGCGAATATCAGCATTCCGGGTAGCCATGACTCCGCCATGTGGCTTACCAATATGGAGAGCACTGCAAATATCCTGGATAGTGCTGCACAAACGCAATATCTCAACCTGGAAAATCAGTTTGATGTCGGCGTTCGCAGTTTCGACCTGCGGGTGTACTGGTCGGACTCCCTGGATGCAACGGCATTAGCCCACAGTACGAATATAAAGGTTGGATACGCAGGATCGTATAGCAACATCCTGTTCCAGGATGCCTTTCAGCGCCTGGTGAATAAGCTTAAGGAACATCCTACGGAATTCATCATCATGCTCATTTCCGTGGAACAGGACATGAGCGCATCCCAGGCGGGAAAGTACAAAAAAGAAGTGGATGCCATATTGAAAACCTATCGCGACTATATCTTTATCGACAAGGGTGAAGAGCATATGGATCGAAGCAATAGCGATCTTCTCCCCATCCTCAGGGAGATCAGGGGAAAGATCTTTATTGTCTCTGATGCCGTCGACAAGGGGAGTCTCAGCGGCGGATATGATAACGATCCCTGGCGTGTTCGATATAAACGTGATGGAACGAGAATCGAGTACCATAAGGGTGATTCCCAACATGAAAAGTGTATTACAATGGAGAAAACCTTTTGTGAGCCCTATAACGGCGGTGGCAAGACTCGATTCGATCAGTTTACATCGGCAATTCAGGCACGAAATACCTATACCGAGGGGAAAATGGGACGCTTTGGGGCGAATAAGGATTGGAATCCTCCAAAGCATAACAACAGCAATACGCCCCGCCAATGGTCCCTCGAGACCAATCCGCAAATTCTCAAGTATCTTCAGGAGCATTCCGAATTGACACGTGCCGCTCTTGTCGCCTTTGATTTTATCGGATTCAAGGAATCGAAAAACCTTGCCCAGGAAATAGTAAAGGTCAATCCCAAACTCAGAGCGTATCAATTCTCCGACAGGCTTCCCGACACAGAGCAGGTACGGAACCTTCGTTACAAGGGTAACACCCTGTATCCCGGACAATCCCTGCGGCAAGGGGAATATTTGGCAAGCCTTAATCGAAAATTCATAGCTGCCATGAAAGGTGACGGCAATTTTGTCGTTTACAATTCAGAGCGGTCGCTCTGGTCAAGCAATACCGCTTTATGTCAACATAGATTACGCGCTCTTTGA
- a CDS encoding IS3 family transposase, whose product MLSAVHDVVQAGARKKECCRMIGISAKTLENWKNHGTTDRRKGASKKVPRKLSEQERQQILEACNSERFKDMTPNQIVPILAQEGFYYASESTLYRILKEENKLHHRENTKPQRNVSNPPELVATAPNQVWSWDITWLPTAVRGIFLFAYVIIDIYDKSIVGWEIHEREDAALARDLFHRLSTRMNLKGVHLHSDNGSPMKGLSLLALLYMLGVRYSFSRPRVSNDNPFIESFFKTLKYTTGYPGRFRNIDHARNWMADFIDWYNYHHLHSALGYITPNEKRTGKDSELFKRRNATMEAARNSHAERWGKRSVRKWTPSNVVVLNPGKNYEGQSSTEGKKSSQNISKSA is encoded by the coding sequence GTGCTCTCAGCGGTACACGATGTAGTGCAGGCTGGAGCTCGCAAAAAGGAATGCTGCCGGATGATCGGCATCTCGGCGAAAACGCTGGAGAACTGGAAAAATCACGGTACCACCGATAGGCGCAAAGGTGCTTCCAAAAAAGTTCCCAGAAAGCTGAGCGAACAGGAAAGACAGCAGATTCTGGAGGCATGCAACAGCGAACGGTTCAAAGATATGACACCGAACCAGATCGTTCCAATTCTTGCTCAGGAGGGCTTTTATTACGCCTCTGAGAGTACCTTGTACCGTATCCTGAAAGAAGAAAACAAGCTCCACCATCGTGAGAATACAAAGCCTCAACGGAATGTGAGCAATCCGCCTGAGCTTGTTGCAACCGCGCCGAATCAGGTATGGAGCTGGGACATTACCTGGTTACCAACAGCAGTCAGAGGGATATTCCTGTTTGCCTATGTGATCATAGATATCTACGACAAATCAATCGTCGGCTGGGAGATCCATGAACGTGAAGATGCAGCTCTGGCCAGAGATCTTTTTCATCGGCTTTCCACTCGAATGAACCTGAAAGGGGTGCATCTGCATTCCGACAACGGATCTCCGATGAAGGGCCTCTCATTACTTGCCCTGCTGTACATGCTTGGAGTGCGATATTCATTCAGCCGTCCGAGGGTCAGCAACGATAATCCGTTTATCGAAAGTTTTTTCAAAACCCTGAAATACACCACCGGTTATCCGGGAAGATTCAGAAACATAGATCATGCCCGTAATTGGATGGCCGATTTCATCGACTGGTATAATTATCACCATCTGCATTCAGCGCTCGGATACATCACCCCCAATGAGAAAAGAACCGGCAAGGATTCCGAGCTGTTCAAGCGGAGAAACGCCACGATGGAAGCTGCTCGAAACTCTCATGCTGAACGATGGGGAAAGCGATCCGTCAGGAAGTGGACGCCATCTAATGTGGTGGTTCTGAATCCTGGTAAAAACTATGAAGGACAATCCTCTACCGAAGGCAAAAAATCTTCACAAAATATTTCAAAGAGCGCGTAA
- a CDS encoding phage tail protein: protein MDGFIGQILLFAFNYEPRQWLPCEGQMLQIVDNEALFSLVGTQYGGDGRTTFALPDLKGKEPVPGMRYCICTEGVYPPRS from the coding sequence ATGGATGGTTTTATCGGACAGATTCTATTGTTTGCCTTCAACTATGAGCCACGGCAGTGGTTGCCGTGTGAAGGCCAGATGCTGCAGATAGTGGACAATGAAGCCTTGTTTAGCCTTGTCGGAACACAGTACGGTGGTGACGGCCGCACAACCTTTGCTCTTCCCGATTTAAAGGGAAAAGAACCGGTTCCGGGTATGCGGTACTGCATCTGTACAGAAGGGGTGTATCCGCCGCGTTCCTGA
- a CDS encoding glycosyltransferase family 2 protein: MKDHISLSVIIPVYNAADHLSRLCNSLCEQTFKSFEAIFIDDCSKDASWEMLCDYSKRDARFHVHQMPRNLGAGCARNKGIELASGKYIHFLDSDDCYAQPVALETMVNYIEKSCSDLALFRYNLTASCSSFQRQAVNVYEEKVWNLLVGKEEANNLSCHTIEDIQPILTLPAFPWNKIYSRDFLLENDICFSHTMLHEDIIFAWKSLVLARRISLNTEVVVNHYYSQTNTFQATNQRDTYRFELFSTLNEIDEFVHDIDAKPFLFPWLARFKLDTLNFGIGKVNRNLLPSFAAATKHSLSVVPKRSWKKLRYLPFLRPIDRCKYFLIRFFPLAYAYVFRFLRKFVKFHG, translated from the coding sequence ATGAAAGATCACATTTCTCTTTCGGTCATCATCCCTGTGTACAATGCTGCGGATCATTTGTCTCGATTATGTAATTCCTTATGTGAGCAAACTTTCAAATCCTTTGAAGCCATTTTCATTGATGACTGTTCCAAAGATGCTTCATGGGAGATGCTTTGTGACTATTCTAAACGTGATGCACGTTTTCATGTTCACCAGATGCCGAGAAATCTCGGTGCCGGTTGTGCCAGAAATAAGGGCATTGAGCTTGCCTCTGGAAAATATATCCATTTCCTCGATAGCGACGACTGTTATGCTCAGCCTGTGGCTCTTGAAACTATGGTTAATTATATTGAGAAAAGCTGTTCTGATCTTGCCCTTTTTAGATATAATCTAACTGCATCGTGTTCTTCTTTCCAGCGACAGGCTGTCAATGTCTATGAAGAAAAAGTGTGGAACCTCCTGGTTGGTAAGGAGGAAGCTAATAACCTTTCATGTCATACCATTGAAGATATACAGCCTATCCTTACTCTTCCTGCTTTTCCGTGGAATAAGATTTATTCACGCGATTTTCTCCTTGAAAACGACATATGTTTTTCACACACCATGCTGCACGAAGATATTATCTTCGCTTGGAAAAGCCTGGTACTTGCAAGGAGGATATCGTTGAACACAGAAGTAGTGGTAAATCACTATTATTCGCAAACTAATACCTTTCAGGCCACTAATCAGAGGGATACGTATCGTTTCGAACTTTTTTCTACTTTGAATGAGATTGACGAGTTTGTGCATGATATCGATGCAAAACCGTTTCTTTTCCCATGGCTTGCTCGCTTTAAGCTCGATACTTTGAACTTTGGTATAGGAAAGGTTAACAGAAACTTGCTGCCTTCTTTTGCTGCTGCCACAAAGCATTCCCTTTCAGTAGTACCCAAAAGAAGCTGGAAGAAGCTAAGATATCTGCCTTTTCTGAGGCCTATAGATCGATGCAAATATTTCCTTATTCGTTTTTTCCCTCTTGCCTATGCTTATGTTTTTCGCTTTCTAAGAAAATTTGTTAAATTTCATGGATAA
- a CDS encoding glycosyltransferase, giving the protein MKRILIIGWADIRKASREGGGYNLVALHHAHALAAEGCSVYYLQSGRHYGLSWLWGRKPSPFILPLRRWHAIRRYALFNSSQRAPEKYNFHSEKSLEDLDQSRIVARWVKRKAIDEVYIHSLEGSSLSLPRLLKQIPKVKLVIFCHDHYYLCPQIQLLYRGKSACTDYLDGSRCYSCRDHTPAGLFEKRRARRMLGWEHLYPLAVSLLALLGIKWKKRESLSPCDPPIPFPPETAVPTNELFLSLLSAPRGENFYACRRTAAITALQHADLVLSPSSFIAETLKHAGLSSDRLKVVKLGLPHLDALKVAAQRLQENDSCNMPTKGERPLVFSYRGSGMEHKGLPFLVEALAQLPNDISARIHVIIRGIDPVLYAGTKWLRLAETLPYIEIHPPYTVQELYGFVHEYDIGFHPHLWFENSPVALLEHIAAGKPVVAADLGGVKDYITEGENGWLYPAGNQEALISLISRIVRGEILIPRVSPHTISSFEDFLHSIGGL; this is encoded by the coding sequence ATGAAAAGGATCCTCATTATTGGCTGGGCCGATATCCGGAAAGCTAGCCGTGAAGGCGGAGGCTACAACCTTGTGGCTCTTCACCATGCTCATGCGCTTGCAGCCGAAGGCTGCTCTGTCTACTACCTGCAAAGCGGGCGTCACTACGGCCTTTCCTGGCTTTGGGGGAGAAAACCTTCTCCCTTTATCCTTCCCCTGCGGCGATGGCATGCAATACGACGATACGCTCTTTTCAACAGCTCGCAACGGGCACCGGAAAAGTATAATTTTCATAGCGAAAAAAGTCTGGAAGATCTTGACCAGAGCAGAATTGTTGCCCGGTGGGTGAAACGAAAGGCCATAGACGAAGTCTATATTCACTCGCTCGAGGGAAGCAGTTTATCTCTTCCTCGCCTCTTAAAGCAGATTCCCAAGGTAAAACTGGTTATTTTCTGCCACGATCACTACTATCTTTGCCCACAAATCCAATTGTTGTATCGTGGCAAAAGTGCCTGCACCGATTATCTGGACGGCAGCCGCTGCTATTCCTGCAGGGATCATACCCCCGCGGGATTATTCGAAAAGCGCCGGGCCAGACGCATGCTCGGCTGGGAACACCTTTATCCCCTTGCTGTCTCACTTTTGGCTTTGTTGGGAATTAAGTGGAAAAAGCGGGAAAGTCTATCCCCTTGCGATCCACCAATTCCTTTTCCGCCTGAAACTGCTGTACCGACGAACGAGCTTTTCTTAAGCCTCCTTTCTGCTCCTCGTGGAGAGAACTTTTATGCGTGTCGCAGAACTGCAGCGATCACTGCCTTGCAGCATGCCGATCTGGTACTCAGTCCTTCATCTTTTATTGCCGAAACCTTAAAGCATGCAGGCCTTTCATCCGACCGGCTCAAAGTAGTGAAGCTGGGCTTACCCCATCTTGATGCTCTGAAGGTCGCAGCTCAAAGGCTGCAGGAAAATGATTCTTGCAATATGCCTACCAAGGGTGAAAGACCACTTGTCTTTTCTTATCGGGGATCAGGTATGGAACACAAAGGTTTGCCCTTTCTTGTAGAGGCCCTTGCCCAGCTTCCCAATGATATTTCTGCCAGGATTCACGTAATTATCCGTGGAATCGACCCTGTGCTTTACGCTGGAACAAAGTGGCTGAGGCTTGCAGAAACCCTTCCGTACATAGAGATTCATCCGCCTTACACTGTACAGGAGTTATACGGCTTTGTTCATGAATATGACATAGGATTTCATCCTCATCTTTGGTTTGAAAACTCACCCGTTGCTCTCCTTGAACATATTGCTGCAGGAAAACCTGTTGTTGCAGCTGATTTGGGTGGCGTAAAAGACTATATTACAGAAGGAGAAAATGGTTGGCTTTATCCTGCAGGTAATCAGGAAGCCCTGATCAGCCTCATCTCTCGGATTGTGCGAGGAGAAATCTTGATCCCGAGAGTCTCTCCTCATACCATTTCTTCTTTTGAAGATTTTCTCCACTCCATTGGAGGACTATAA
- a CDS encoding RICIN domain-containing protein, whose amino-acid sequence MLTQGDTAHNTNAVVAFADGVCKITGNPGWQSTGSGAVVLMMQDDGHLVTYNSAGHALWTSGTADVDPLRSKPFSFSYTTYNGTYRIESENQLFLDVKGGSKDNKVPLILYPQKDVNNQKFVFQQLSDGSHLITALHSGKAIDVSGGSDNDGAAVIQYSYHDLASNQWWFVLPAARDGYVKLVCNHSEKCLDVPGAHFSSETNLQQHRDNGTRAQMFKLIAV is encoded by the coding sequence ATGTTGACACAGGGGGATACCGCCCATAATACCAACGCCGTTGTTGCATTTGCCGACGGGGTATGCAAGATTACCGGCAATCCCGGGTGGCAAAGCACGGGCAGTGGGGCTGTCGTTCTCATGATGCAGGATGACGGTCACCTTGTTACATATAATTCGGCTGGTCACGCATTGTGGACAAGCGGAACCGCCGATGTCGATCCCCTGCGCAGTAAGCCCTTTTCGTTCTCCTATACTACATACAATGGGACATACAGAATCGAAAGTGAGAATCAACTGTTTTTGGACGTCAAAGGCGGCAGCAAAGACAATAAGGTTCCATTGATACTGTATCCTCAAAAAGACGTAAACAATCAGAAATTCGTTTTTCAGCAGCTATCGGACGGCAGCCATCTTATCACGGCCCTTCACAGCGGAAAGGCCATCGACGTAAGCGGAGGTTCCGACAATGATGGAGCCGCCGTGATCCAGTATTCGTATCACGATCTTGCCAGCAATCAGTGGTGGTTCGTGCTGCCAGCCGCCAGAGATGGATATGTCAAGCTTGTCTGCAACCATTCGGAAAAATGTCTCGATGTACCCGGTGCTCATTTCTCCAGTGAAACAAATTTGCAGCAGCATCGCGACAATGGAACCCGGGCCCAAATGTTTAAACTGATTGCAGTATAA
- a CDS encoding transposase produces the protein MRYSRAIKESVLKKVLPPEKRSIREVALEYGINDQTIRNWIEQVNNGILNLDAELGPAALGNREKFQLVLEAAGVPEEQLGGWIREKGLHSEHLQLWQQELRETVTEKDTQHKQELKDAKKKYSSSKKN, from the coding sequence ATGAGGTACAGCAGAGCCATCAAAGAATCAGTCTTGAAAAAAGTCTTACCCCCTGAGAAGCGGAGTATCCGTGAGGTAGCCCTGGAATACGGCATAAACGATCAGACCATCCGAAACTGGATAGAGCAGGTAAATAACGGTATACTGAACCTGGATGCAGAGTTAGGACCTGCCGCTCTGGGCAACAGAGAAAAGTTTCAGCTTGTACTTGAAGCGGCCGGGGTCCCGGAAGAGCAGCTTGGCGGATGGATCCGCGAGAAAGGTCTTCACTCAGAGCATCTGCAATTATGGCAGCAGGAGTTGAGAGAGACCGTGACTGAAAAAGACACACAGCACAAGCAGGAACTGAAAGACGCGAAGAAAAAATACAGCAGCTCGAAAAAGAACTGA